The Moraxella osloensis genome contains a region encoding:
- a CDS encoding L-threonylcarbamoyladenylate synthase: MQFNDTQLDAVQQFLQAGNLLAYPTEAVWGIGCDPFNETAVKQILAVKQRPIEKGMIVITGDIAHIQPFLQPLPQQVVNTIAASWQSSDAQATTWLLPIPASLQGKIPEWVTGGRDSLAIRVISHPMIAKLCNHIAHVDNNNPFGFLVSTSCNLSGLTPATDFAAAYHYFGDAIGYLLGDTLGFVRPSQIFDALTHQQVRA, from the coding sequence ACAAGCCGGCAATCTGCTCGCTTATCCAACCGAAGCGGTGTGGGGAATCGGCTGTGACCCGTTTAACGAAACAGCAGTGAAACAGATTTTAGCGGTTAAACAACGTCCAATCGAAAAAGGCATGATTGTTATCACAGGCGATATTGCGCATATTCAGCCATTTTTACAGCCGTTACCACAGCAGGTAGTCAACACCATTGCGGCAAGTTGGCAGTCTAGCGATGCACAAGCCACCACTTGGTTGTTACCGATTCCTGCATCATTGCAAGGCAAAATCCCCGAATGGGTCACAGGTGGGCGAGATAGCTTAGCCATACGGGTGATTAGCCATCCGATGATTGCCAAACTATGTAATCACATTGCCCACGTAGACAACAATAACCCGTTTGGATTTTTGGTATCCACAAGTTGTAACCTATCGGGTTTAACACCTGCTACTGATTTTGCGGCTGCTTATCATTACTTCGGTGATGCCATCGGTTATTTACTCGGCGACACCCTTGGATTTGTTCGACCTAGCCAAATTTTTGATGCACTAACCCACCAACAAGTACGCGCTTAA
- the grpE gene encoding nucleotide exchange factor GrpE, whose protein sequence is MNSADNNQNTQPHNQTDATSNVLGEAISESEPTSEPKIIDSQVDLTTYQNRIAELEGQIKEAKEAQARANAEAYNARNRMEQETEKTKKFALEKFAKDLLDTVDNLERAIENSQSDNDPVFEGVKLTHKSLIAVLEKYGVKVVNPQGETFNADLHEAVGIDPEASANQVGQVLQKGYTLHERLLRPAMVRVGSQEASSK, encoded by the coding sequence ATGAATTCAGCTGATAATAACCAAAATACGCAACCGCATAACCAAACTGATGCCACGTCAAATGTATTAGGCGAAGCAATAAGCGAATCTGAGCCAACTAGCGAACCAAAAATTATTGACAGTCAAGTAGATTTGACTACTTACCAAAATCGCATTGCCGAGCTTGAAGGTCAAATCAAAGAAGCCAAAGAAGCCCAGGCCCGTGCCAACGCTGAAGCCTACAATGCGCGTAACCGCATGGAGCAAGAAACCGAAAAAACCAAAAAATTTGCCTTAGAAAAATTTGCCAAAGACCTATTAGACACGGTTGATAACCTTGAACGTGCGATTGAAAATAGCCAATCCGACAATGATCCTGTGTTTGAAGGCGTCAAACTTACTCACAAATCGCTGATTGCGGTGCTAGAAAAATACGGCGTTAAAGTGGTCAATCCACAAGGCGAAACATTCAATGCCGACCTGCATGAAGCCGTGGGTATCGATCCAGAAGCAAGCGCCAACCAAGTCGGTCAAGTACTACAAAAAGGTTATACGCTACATGAGCGTTTATTGCGCCCAGCCATGGTTCGCGTAGGTAGCCAGGAAGCAAGCAGTAAATAA